GCGCAAATCACGACACCGAACAGGATGGAAACTCGGATAGGCACCCTCGAATTCTTTGACGGCTTTCCCACTGAAGACACGGACAAGAAAGTTTTCGACAACTTGGATTTCGTGCGGGGAGTAGAAACTTTTCTGAATGGGTGTCCGGCGGCGTCGCTGGTCGCCATGCGGGAAGGAATGCGGGAACTGGGCGCGGTAGATGGAACCATCGGCATCACCGAGAGCCTGATGGATGCGCGGTCGCTATTCCTGACGCCGAACACAGAGAGTATTTATACCGTCACATGGCTCAACCTGAAGGACGGTCCCGTTGTGGTTGAAAGTGCGCCCAATACCTTGGGCATCATCAACGATTTCTGGTTTCGCTACGTAGCGGACCTGGGAAACGCGGGACCGGACAAGGGCAAAGGCGGCAAATACCTGTTCGTGGGGCCTGATTACGAGGGTGACATACCCGAGGGCTACTTCGTCTTTCACAGTCGAACATACAACAATTTTCTGATCTGGCGCGGCTTTCTCGTGAAAGGCGACCCGAAACCGGGAATCGAGAACATCAAAAAACACACGCGTGTTTACCCCCTGTCCATGGTAGTCAATCCTCCCGAACAAAAGTGGGTAAATATGTCGGGTAAGGCGTTCAATACTGTCCATGCCAGTGATTTCAGCTTTTACGAGGAGTTGAACCAGGTCGTTCAGGAAGAGCCCGCCAACTCCCAGAACCCGGAACTCCTGGGATTGTACGCCGCCATTGGGATCAAGAAAGGACAGCCTTTTGCGCCGGACGATCGCATGAAGAAGATCCTCACCGATGCGGCCGCCGTGGGCAA
This is a stretch of genomic DNA from Candidatus Krumholzibacteriia bacterium. It encodes these proteins:
- a CDS encoding DUF1254 domain-containing protein, with translation MKMTTDIPAQITTPNRMETRIGTLEFFDGFPTEDTDKKVFDNLDFVRGVETFLNGCPAASLVAMREGMRELGAVDGTIGITESLMDARSLFLTPNTESIYTVTWLNLKDGPVVVESAPNTLGIINDFWFRYVADLGNAGPDKGKGGKYLFVGPDYEGDIPEGYFVFHSRTYNNFLIWRGFLVKGDPKPGIENIKKHTRVYPLSMVVNPPEQKWVNMSGKAFNTVHASDFSFYEELNQVVQEEPANSQNPELLGLYAAIGIKKGQPFAPDDRMKKILTDAAAVGNATARALVFRGRDRSSYQYDDRNWRTGFVGGSHEFLADGASLLDARAFFYYYATMVTPAMTLKIPGVGSQYSDAMVDAGGKPLDGSKNYQLHLPPNVPAEDFWSVVVYDNQTRSLLQTDQQYPSVSSQRGVHANPDGSYDIYFGPKAPQDKESNWIQTVPGKGFSVILRFYGPLQSWFDQSWRPDDIEPMK